TGCCGCCAAGGCATCGGGGCGCGTTCGCGTTTGGCTGCAGACAGGGGCTATTCGTCGCCGAGCTGGTTCCAGGGCCTGGGACAGATCGGCTCGTAGCCGCGTTCCCGGGCGGCGGCGTCGAGGTGGGCCAGGGAGGCCGGGGCCGCGTCGACGTCAAAGGCCGCGTCGACGTCCACCCGGTTGGTCACCACCAGATAGCGCCGGCAGGTGGAACAGGCATGGATGCGTTCGCGCTCGCGCCCTTCCGGCACGAACAGGTCAAGTTTGTCGTGTTCGCCTTCGCCGCACGCCGGGCACACCAGCCTGGGAAAACGCCACAGGTGGCCGCACAGCGAACAGTGGAGCATGAGCCGGCCGGCCTTGGCGATGAGAAACTCCGACGGCTCGGTCTGTTCCTTCAAAAGCCCCAGGTCCGGGGACGAGCCGCACACCGGGCAGTGGTTCTTGCGCCACAAGGCGTCGTCGGCCAGGGCGGCCAGCCGGGGCGCTTCACTGTGCAGCACGGTCGCCAGCGTCTCCTGGGTCAGAAAGAAGAGTGTTTGGGCGCTGAGGCCGAGTTCTTCGGCCAACCCCTCGAAATCAGCCGGCTGGTCGTTGAAAAATCCTGTAACCAGTGGCCCGGCCAGACGCGGGCTCTGGGCCAGCCCCTGGGCCAGGAGGGCTGACTCCCGGGCCAGGGCCGGGAAGATGCCGCCGATGCCCGGCAGCAGGGTCTGGGCGGCGGCCAGGAAACCGGGCGTCAGGGCCGCTGGCTCGGTCGTGCCCAAAAGCGTCTCCCCGGCGGCGAATCGGTCGGGATCATAGGCCACGTCGAAAAGTCCCTGGGGCAGGTCGGCGGCTACCTGCCGCCGCAATTGGGCCAGGGCGGCAAAGGGCGCGGCAATGGCCGCGGCCTCGGCCGGCGGCGGCACTTCCGGGAGATCCGGCTGGGGGGTGGTCGGGAAACGCATGCG
This DNA window, taken from Desulfovibrio sp. TomC, encodes the following:
- a CDS encoding formate dehydrogenase accessory protein FdhE codes for the protein MRMRFPTTPQPDLPEVPPPAEAAAIAAPFAALAQLRRQVAADLPQGLFDVAYDPDRFAAGETLLGTTEPAALTPGFLAAAQTLLPGIGGIFPALARESALLAQGLAQSPRLAGPLVTGFFNDQPADFEGLAEELGLSAQTLFFLTQETLATVLHSEAPRLAALADDALWRKNHCPVCGSSPDLGLLKEQTEPSEFLIAKAGRLMLHCSLCGHLWRFPRLVCPACGEGEHDKLDLFVPEGRERERIHACSTCRRYLVVTNRVDVDAAFDVDAAPASLAHLDAAARERGYEPICPRPWNQLGDE